CGATATATAGCCCGGACGACATCAGCGGGCTGCGCATGCGGGTACAACCCAGCGATCTCTTCATCGACAGCTTCCGGGCCATCGGCGCAAACCCGGTGCCCATGGCGTGGAGCGATGTCTTTACCGCGGTACAGCAGGGAACCGTTGATGGGCTCGAGATCCCGCTTGCTGTGATCTATGCCAACAACTACCCGGACGTGACGGACTATCTCTCACTCACCAGCCACAGCTACAACGCGCTCGGGCTGCTCGTCTCCAAACAGACCTATGACGGGTTGAGCGAAGAGCATCAGGAAGCGATGCAGACCGCCGCACGAAGCGCCATTGAACGCCAGCGCCAGACAGTGGCGGAAAATAACGATCAAATCGCCCAGAACATCGAAGATGCGGGCATGGAAATCAACGAAATCGATGACGTCGAAGCCTTCCGCGCTCTGGTCGAGGGTGTCTACGACGAATACCGCGATGCAATCGGCGGTGACCTGCTCGATATGGCACTGGAACAGGTCTCCGAGTGATCATGCTCCCCACGGCTTCGGTGCGCCGGGGCCGTGGGAGTTTGTAGTCCGCCGCCGTGCAAAGGAGAGATCCTGACATGCTGCGCCGTGGCCTGGAAGCCATCAGCCGCTGGAGCGCCAACGTCACCGCTGTGGTCGCCTGCATAACGGGCATCACCATGGTGATCACGCTTCTCGTCGGAATCTTCTTTCGTTACGTCATGCAGGCCTCGCTCTCCTGGCCGGAAGAGGTCGCGCTGCTAACTTTCACATGGACAGTTTTCCTAACCGCCAGTCTCGGCGTGCGTGAGGATTTCCACGTGCGGGTCACGCTGTTGCGTGACGCCCTCCCCAACAACGCAGCCATCTGGCTTGAGCGCCTCCTGCTCGTTGGTATCGGCGGATTCGCGCTCGCCATGTTCTGGTACGGCTGGGAGTTTGCCGAGTTCACGCAACGCCAGGTTTCGCCGGCCATCCGCTACCCACTCTGGATCCGTAACGCCGCTGTCCCAGTAGCGGGAGCTCTAATGCTCCTTCATGTGGCCGCTCGACTCTCGAGGCCGGCCTGGCACCGCCCCGACGCGAACGTGGAGACGTCGCTATGAGCATGGTGGCCATCGTGATGGTCGTCGGCCTGCTATTGCTTCTCGCGATCGGAATGCCGATTGCTTTTACTCTGGGGATACTCGCACTGACAGGCCTCTTCCTGACAGATACGAATCCGCTCATCCTGGGCCAGCGCCTGGTCGCTGGAACCAACGTCAACAGCCTGCTCGCGATCCCGGGGTTCATCCTGGCCGGAGACCTAATGAGTTCCGGTGGGCTTTCACGACGGCTCGTCAAGATCGCATCGACCATCATCGGGCATCTGTCCGGCGGGCTGAGCATGGCAACCGTTGGTGCGGGCACATTCTTCGGGGCGATCTCGGGTTCGGCTCCGGCAACGACCGCGGCGATCGGCTCCGTCATGACCGACGAATTGGAGAAACGCGGCTATGAACGGGGCTATGCAGCAGCGCTCGCAACGGCCGTTGGACCACTGGGACAGATGATTCCTCCCTCGATTCCCATGATTATCTGGGGAGTTCTTTCGGAAGAATCCATCGCCAGACTTTTCCTTGCCGGCGTCGTTCCGGGCTTGATCGCGGCAAGCGGTTTTCTGGTCGTCAGCTACATCTATGCACGAGTCCATGGGGTGCCTCGTGTAGAACGCGCCACGGTTGGCGATATCGCCCTCGCGCTGCGGCAGGGTGTTTGGGCACTCCTTGCTCCCATCGTCATTCTCGGGGGCATTTACGGCGGCGTGTTTACGCCGACCGAGGCGGCTATGGTTGGCGCGCTGTACAGTTTCATCGTGGGTGTGTTCATCTACCGAGAGATCGGGTGGCGGGAACTCCCCGGGATTCTGCTTCGCTCCCTGCGCACAAGTGCCATGATCATGTTCATCATCGCGACTGCGTATGCCTTCGCGTGGGTCATCGCGAACGAGCAGATTCCCGCTCAACTGGCTGCCAGCATGCTCGCCATCACGGACAATCCGCTCCTTCTTCTGCTGCTTCTGAACATTATGTTGCTTCTGCTTGGGGCCGTGATGGACAACATCTCGGCGATGGTCATACTGAGCAGCGTGCTCATGGCCGTAGGCGCCCAAATCGGACTCGACCCGATCCAGCTCGGCGCGATGGTGGTCATTAACTTCGCCGTGGGTATGGTGACCCCTCCTCTCGGCTACTCCATCTTCGTCGGAGCGTCCATAAGTGGGTTGCGTATCGAGACCGTCGCCCGTCACCTTTGGCCATTTCTCCTCGTCCTCCTGGCGGTCATCGCCATCGTTGCATACGTGCCGTGGGTCACCCTGTGGCTACCGGGCTTGTGGGATTGAGTGAGGGTTACGCATGCATGCTCGAGAAATAGGACGACGTCTTCCTGCAGAACTGGCCAGCGTGCTTGAACGCGACATCCGGGAAGGGAAATTCGCTCCCGGAGCGAAACTGCCAACGGAGAGCGCGCTGGCAGAGCAGTTTGCCGTTAGTCGGCCGGCCGTGCGGGAGGCAATCGCACAGTTGCGGAGCGCAGGCCTTGTCCATACGCGCCAGGGCGCAGGCACCTTCGTGGCAGACGCCACCTCAGCCCGTTCCGCGTTCTCCTTGGCAGGCAGACAGCTGGATAAG
The DNA window shown above is from Aquisalimonas sp. 2447 and carries:
- a CDS encoding TRAP transporter small permease, which translates into the protein MLRRGLEAISRWSANVTAVVACITGITMVITLLVGIFFRYVMQASLSWPEEVALLTFTWTVFLTASLGVREDFHVRVTLLRDALPNNAAIWLERLLLVGIGGFALAMFWYGWEFAEFTQRQVSPAIRYPLWIRNAAVPVAGALMLLHVAARLSRPAWHRPDANVETSL
- a CDS encoding TRAP transporter large permease → MSMVAIVMVVGLLLLLAIGMPIAFTLGILALTGLFLTDTNPLILGQRLVAGTNVNSLLAIPGFILAGDLMSSGGLSRRLVKIASTIIGHLSGGLSMATVGAGTFFGAISGSAPATTAAIGSVMTDELEKRGYERGYAAALATAVGPLGQMIPPSIPMIIWGVLSEESIARLFLAGVVPGLIAASGFLVVSYIYARVHGVPRVERATVGDIALALRQGVWALLAPIVILGGIYGGVFTPTEAAMVGALYSFIVGVFIYREIGWRELPGILLRSLRTSAMIMFIIATAYAFAWVIANEQIPAQLAASMLAITDNPLLLLLLLNIMLLLLGAVMDNISAMVILSSVLMAVGAQIGLDPIQLGAMVVINFAVGMVTPPLGYSIFVGASISGLRIETVARHLWPFLLVLLAVIAIVAYVPWVTLWLPGLWD
- a CDS encoding TRAP transporter substrate-binding protein — translated: MRFTTSILASATAAALLAATAANAQTTLRLGWTTSDSETDPYAIAARYFAEELENEAPGAFDVRYFPSNELGDESEMLQGMQLGTLDAGVITGTQIATVSSAFQLNDLPFLYEDNAQAQRVLDGEVGETMLASLEPEGIVGLGFAEAGFRHTINNRGPIYSPDDISGLRMRVQPSDLFIDSFRAIGANPVPMAWSDVFTAVQQGTVDGLEIPLAVIYANNYPDVTDYLSLTSHSYNALGLLVSKQTYDGLSEEHQEAMQTAARSAIERQRQTVAENNDQIAQNIEDAGMEINEIDDVEAFRALVEGVYDEYRDAIGGDLLDMALEQVSE